A single genomic interval of Parvularcula marina harbors:
- a CDS encoding YdeI/OmpD-associated family protein, with the protein MNSGLDAAFNEATQWREEALLLRKILLEGDVREEKKWGKPCYTHDGRNIVIIQRFKDFLALLFFKGALLKDPDGLLEPQGPNSREGYRMCFRCVDEVTAAKDSIRSYLKEAIKIADAGLKVEEPGAPDLPSELIDAFDDDPDLRAAFEALTPGRQRGYCLYFSDAKQSSTRASRIEKSRDKIFAGKGIHDR; encoded by the coding sequence ATGAATTCAGGTCTCGATGCAGCCTTTAACGAGGCGACACAATGGCGAGAAGAAGCGCTTCTCCTGCGCAAGATCCTCCTTGAAGGAGATGTCCGTGAGGAGAAGAAATGGGGCAAGCCCTGCTACACCCATGACGGCCGGAACATTGTCATCATCCAGCGTTTCAAGGATTTCCTTGCGCTGCTCTTCTTCAAGGGCGCGCTCCTGAAAGATCCTGACGGACTGCTTGAGCCCCAAGGGCCGAACTCGCGAGAGGGATACAGGATGTGTTTCCGGTGCGTCGATGAGGTCACGGCCGCAAAAGACAGTATCAGGAGCTATCTGAAAGAGGCGATCAAGATCGCCGATGCCGGGCTGAAGGTTGAGGAGCCTGGTGCGCCTGACCTGCCATCAGAACTCATCGATGCATTTGATGACGATCCAGACCTGCGGGCGGCGTTCGAGGCCCTGACGCCGGGACGGCAACGCGGCTACTGCCTTTATTTCTCCGATGCCAAACAATCCTCGACCCGCGCCTCAAGGATCGAGAAATCAAGAGACAAAATCTTCGCCGGCAAGGGCATTCACGACAGGTAG
- a CDS encoding ion channel: protein MTHQIWIQFGLAFALIGATTFLHAVMIVFGRKILRPVTNHEGLRGIASDTFRLVLISLWLFAAHIGSMWMWAALYLETGISQTLEEALYFSMVTYTTLGFGDILAPVDWRLLTGAASANGLLLLGLSGAVIIDFTERLRRGRH from the coding sequence ATGACCCACCAGATATGGATCCAGTTCGGTCTTGCCTTCGCACTGATCGGTGCGACGACCTTCCTTCATGCGGTGATGATCGTCTTTGGCCGGAAAATACTCCGGCCGGTGACCAATCATGAGGGCCTGCGCGGGATTGCGTCCGATACGTTCCGTCTGGTGCTGATCTCGCTCTGGCTGTTTGCCGCGCATATCGGCTCAATGTGGATGTGGGCCGCACTCTATCTCGAGACAGGCATCAGCCAGACGCTCGAAGAAGCGCTCTATTTCTCGATGGTCACCTATACGACGCTGGGCTTCGGTGACATTCTCGCGCCGGTCGATTGGCGCCTCCTGACGGGCGCGGCTTCTGCCAACGGACTGTTACTGCTCGGGCTCTCGGGCGCCGTCATCATCGATTTCACCGAACGCCTGCGCCGCGGTCGGCACTGA
- the infC gene encoding translation initiation factor IF-3, translating into MSMTPPKQTGPRMNENIRAAQVLVIADDGEKRGPMPVEEALDLAAEAKLDLVEVAPGDVPVCKVMDYGKFKYQQQKKKAEAKKKQKVVEIKEIKMRPNIDQHDYEVKTKAMRRFFEDGDKVKVTLRFRGREMAHQERGMELLKRVQEDFEATTKVEALPKLEGRQMMMVLAPR; encoded by the coding sequence ATGAGCATGACCCCGCCGAAACAGACGGGGCCACGTATGAATGAGAATATCCGGGCCGCTCAGGTGCTTGTCATCGCAGACGATGGCGAAAAACGGGGCCCGATGCCGGTCGAGGAAGCTCTCGATCTCGCTGCTGAAGCGAAACTTGACCTCGTCGAAGTTGCTCCCGGCGATGTCCCTGTCTGCAAGGTGATGGACTACGGCAAATTCAAATATCAGCAGCAGAAGAAAAAAGCTGAAGCCAAGAAGAAGCAGAAGGTCGTCGAGATCAAAGAGATCAAGATGCGCCCGAATATCGACCAGCATGACTATGAGGTGAAAACCAAGGCCATGCGTCGTTTCTTCGAAGATGGCGACAAAGTGAAGGTCACGCTTCGCTTCCGGGGCCGCGAGATGGCGCACCAGGAACGTGGCATGGAACTTCTCAAACGCGTGCAGGAAGATTTCGAGGCGACCACCAAGGTCGAGGCTTTGCCGAAACTCGAAGGCCGCCAGATGATGATGGTGCTCGCACCGCGGTAA